The segment GTGGCGGGTTGTGGCCGTAAGGGGTGAAGAGGTGAAAGGGTGAAGGGGTGCAGCCGTCAGGATGAGCGGCATGGAAAAGGGGCACGAAACTTTGTACCGGTTCTAAATTAGTCGCATCGCTAATTCCGGACCCATGTAACCGGTATCTCTTCGGAGTCTCTTATGACCCGCAGGTTGACGTCGCCTGAACTATTCCCCCGCCAACTCGCAGACAAGAACTTGCATGTCTGGTCCCCGCTCAGGCTACGGATATCCGTTCCGTTCCAGAACACAATCTGATCCCCTGCCAATAATGGCACCGCTGAGTGCGAGTAGAGTCCGGTAACAAAAATACCTTCGCTCCTCACTTCCATTACAAAGTCAAAATTCCTCCTGTCCTGATATTTTTTAACCTCTTTCAATAGGATTTCCGATGAAGTCCAGTCCAGAATGATATCGTAGTTTTTCAGGATTCTGTTACCGAGAATGGCAGAATATTCATTAAATTCAACGGTTTCATCGTCAAACGACAGTGGGCCTATCTGAACCTTATCAAAGACCCTGAATCCGGTTCGTGTTTGTTGCGACTTTCCACCGGCTCCATATTGAACTCTGCCATCGACATAAAATTCATTGCCGGGGTCAGCCGGAAATTGACTCTGATACGCCTTTAATATGCTGAGGTGTCCATTACTTCCCGTGTCAAACTTGATGTCTTTAACGGCCACGCCGTCTATGTCCAGATCAATTTGGGGAGTGCCCTTGATATCCGGTCGAAAGGGAACACTGTCAAAACCTGTCAGACTGCCGGGATCGTCCGGTGAGTTGGTAATCACTATGGTCCTGTTGACGTAGTCTATTTTCCAGACGGACTTTCTCATAAGATTTGCGCCAATGACTCCGTCCAGGTGCAGGCAGTCAGAAACCACACCTCCCTCCGGAAAGAGAGGCATGACGAGGAAATTAATATCCCGGTAGGAGAGACTGCCGATATGCACACTGTCGAGTGTGCTGAACTCGCCCTTAATTTCGTTGCCTACCGAATCCACGTCCGTCGTGGTGAACCTGAACAGGCCACCGGTTTCTGCTGAAACCCGCGCGGCAAAGTCCGGGGTGATAACGTTGGGTGCGCCCGTATCCAGAAGAAAACGTCCTTTGACGCCATTGACCACGACCGGGATGATGATGACTCCAAGCGTGTCATCAAACTTTAGCGTCTCATTGTATTCGTGCTGTTCTATATGACCTTTATGCAAAAGATATTCGGCGACATATAACCGGGGGAGGTTTGAGTTCCCGGAGAGAACGAAGACCGCAACCAGTATGGGGATTGCAACCAGCATGACGATATTCTTTGTTTTCATAGCCATTTATATTGGCCCGTTGCCGGATATAAAGTCCACCGGAAAGGCTGACCGCGTTTAGGGAAGCGTGATATGGGGCAGTTTTTTTTGGGAGATTCCAGCGTTATAGCGCCGGTTCC is part of the Parvularculales bacterium genome and harbors:
- a CDS encoding retropepsin-like aspartic protease translates to MAMKTKNIVMLVAIPILVAVFVLSGNSNLPRLYVAEYLLHKGHIEQHEYNETLKFDDTLGVIIIPVVVNGVKGRFLLDTGAPNVITPDFAARVSAETGGLFRFTTTDVDSVGNEIKGEFSTLDSVHIGSLSYRDINFLVMPLFPEGGVVSDCLHLDGVIGANLMRKSVWKIDYVNRTIVITNSPDDPGSLTGFDSVPFRPDIKGTPQIDLDIDGVAVKDIKFDTGSNGHLSILKAYQSQFPADPGNEFYVDGRVQYGAGGKSQQTRTGFRVFDKVQIGPLSFDDETVEFNEYSAILGNRILKNYDIILDWTSSEILLKEVKKYQDRRNFDFVMEVRSEGIFVTGLYSHSAVPLLAGDQIVFWNGTDIRSLSGDQTCKFLSASWRGNSSGDVNLRVIRDSEEIPVTWVRN